A stretch of the Streptomyces venezuelae genome encodes the following:
- a CDS encoding ABC-F family ATP-binding cassette domain-containing protein, giving the protein MRKPPLRTPLAATQIVLSEVTKAYDGHTVLDRVDCTVRPGERVGVVGDNGSGKSTLLRLLAGLERPDHGQVHVTAPGGIGHLAQTLDLPATARVGDAVDLALAGLRDLERRISAAEARLHQAGPEELGAYADLLAAYEARGGRDAERRVATTLRRLGERTALDPDRRLGTLSGGQRSRLALAAALAAEPELLLLDEPTNDLDDEVVHWLEEHLRARRGTVIAVTHDRLFLDRVTTTILEVDHERHTLHRYGNGYAGHLAARAAARARWEREYEEWRTEFARAERLAEANIGRIGEIPRKLPRGFSGAGAFRARSRAHGAMSRIRAARERLERLTANPVPVPPEPLRFTGRIESGPAAAGTGAGAGTVEVADLALPGRLEPVSFRLEAGERLLVTGPNGVGKSTLLQLLAGELPATQGAVTVPARIGFLRQDDPWGREARSVAELFGAEYADRVSGLGLLGRTDLDKPLRILSAGQRRKLELARLVTDAPYDLLLLDEPTNHLAPSVVEDLEAALAHYTGTLVLVTHDRRLRTAFAGHRLDLTHRNRRPVPAG; this is encoded by the coding sequence ATGAGGAAGCCGCCCTTGCGCACTCCACTCGCCGCCACCCAGATCGTCCTGTCCGAGGTCACCAAGGCATACGACGGCCACACCGTCCTGGACCGCGTCGACTGCACGGTCCGGCCCGGTGAGCGGGTCGGCGTCGTCGGGGACAACGGATCCGGGAAATCCACCCTGCTCCGGCTGCTGGCCGGCCTGGAGCGCCCCGACCACGGCCAGGTGCACGTCACCGCCCCCGGCGGTATCGGCCACCTCGCCCAGACCCTCGACCTGCCCGCCACCGCCCGCGTCGGCGATGCCGTCGATCTCGCGCTCGCCGGACTCCGCGATCTGGAGCGCCGGATCTCCGCCGCCGAGGCCCGGCTGCACCAGGCCGGCCCCGAGGAACTCGGCGCGTACGCCGACCTGCTCGCCGCCTACGAGGCGCGCGGCGGCCGGGACGCCGAACGCCGGGTCGCCACCACCCTCCGCCGGCTCGGCGAGCGCACCGCGCTCGACCCGGACCGCCGGCTCGGCACCCTCTCCGGCGGTCAGCGCTCCCGGCTCGCCCTCGCCGCCGCGCTCGCGGCCGAGCCGGAACTGCTGCTGCTCGACGAACCCACCAACGACCTCGACGACGAGGTCGTGCACTGGCTGGAGGAACACCTCCGCGCCCGCCGCGGCACCGTCATCGCCGTCACCCACGACCGGCTCTTTCTGGACCGGGTCACGACCACCATCCTGGAGGTGGACCACGAACGGCACACCCTGCACCGCTACGGCAACGGCTACGCCGGCCACCTGGCCGCCCGCGCGGCGGCCCGGGCGCGCTGGGAGCGGGAGTACGAGGAATGGCGGACCGAGTTCGCCCGGGCCGAGCGGCTCGCCGAGGCCAATATCGGGCGGATCGGCGAGATCCCGCGCAAGCTGCCGCGCGGGTTCAGCGGGGCGGGCGCGTTCCGGGCCCGGTCCCGGGCGCACGGCGCGATGAGCCGGATCCGCGCCGCGCGGGAACGGCTGGAGCGGCTGACCGCGAACCCGGTGCCGGTGCCGCCGGAACCGCTCCGGTTCACCGGGCGGATCGAATCCGGACCGGCAGCCGCCGGGACGGGCGCCGGGGCCGGCACCGTCGAGGTGGCGGACCTGGCCCTGCCCGGACGGCTGGAGCCGGTGTCCTTTCGCCTCGAGGCGGGGGAGCGGCTCCTGGTCACCGGCCCCAACGGGGTGGGCAAGTCCACCCTGTTGCAGCTCCTGGCCGGGGAACTCCCCGCGACGCAGGGTGCCGTGACGGTGCCCGCGCGGATCGGGTTTCTGCGCCAGGACGACCCCTGGGGTCGTGAAGCCCGGTCCGTCGCCGAGCTGTTCGGTGCGGAGTATGCGGACCGGGTCTCCGGTCTCGGCCTGCTCGGCCGGACAGACCTGGACAAACCCCTGCGCATCCTGTCGGCCGGCCAGCGGCGCAAGCTGGAACTGGCCCGGCTGGTCACGGACGCCCCGTACGACCTGCTGCTGCTCGACGAGCCGACCAACCACCTGGCCCCGTCCGTGGTGGAGGACCTGGAGGCGGCACTGGCCCACTACACCGGCACCCTGGTCCTGGTCACCCACGACCGCCGGCTGCGCACCGCATTCGCCGGACACCGGCTCGACCTGACCCACCGGAACCGCCGGCCGGTCCCGGCCGGCTGA
- the lnt gene encoding apolipoprotein N-acyltransferase has protein sequence MSSSTARVAENEPPQSPGPADGSAAPGEATPAAAPRKAAWLPRTAGAVLSGALLYLSFPPRPLWWLAPFALALLAGCLYGRRARAGFGLGLVAGLGYLLPLLIWTGEEVGPVPWLALVAAESLFIGLTGLGIALVSRLPAWPLWAAAVWIAGEALRARFPFGGFPWGKLAFGQADGIFLPLAALGGTPLLSFAVALCGFGLYATARIARTAPRRTTAALAALTVAAPIGAALAARPLVSDSPQAGTATAAVIQGNVPRLGLDFNSQRRQVLDNHANRTIQLAEDVKAGRVPKPDFVVWPENSSDLDPFTEPDAYGVIDKAVKKIGVPVAIGSVLAPPTGPLRNTMILWDPVEGPTTTYDKRKIQPFGERIPMRSVVRLFSSDVDRVRRDFGPGKEPGVFDMAGSRIGMVTCFEAAFDDAVRSTVRAGAQVIAVPSNNATFGRSQMTYQQLAMDRVRAVEHSRTVLVPVTSGVSAVIRPDGKIVQQTEMFTPDALVAEIPLRTTETPATRLGPLPEYLLLALAAGALGWPLLRRVRARRSA, from the coding sequence ATGAGCAGCAGCACCGCCCGCGTGGCCGAGAACGAGCCCCCGCAGTCCCCCGGCCCGGCCGACGGCTCCGCCGCGCCCGGCGAGGCCACCCCTGCCGCCGCCCCCCGGAAGGCCGCCTGGCTGCCGCGGACCGCCGGCGCCGTCCTCTCCGGGGCCCTGCTCTACCTCAGCTTCCCGCCCCGCCCGCTCTGGTGGCTGGCCCCCTTCGCCCTCGCCCTGCTGGCCGGCTGCCTGTACGGGCGGCGCGCGCGGGCCGGCTTCGGCCTCGGCCTGGTCGCCGGGCTCGGCTACCTGCTGCCGCTGCTCATCTGGACGGGCGAGGAGGTCGGCCCGGTGCCCTGGCTGGCGCTGGTCGCCGCCGAATCCCTGTTCATCGGCCTCACCGGGCTCGGCATCGCCCTGGTCAGCCGGCTCCCCGCATGGCCGCTGTGGGCCGCCGCCGTCTGGATCGCCGGCGAGGCACTGCGTGCCCGGTTCCCGTTCGGCGGATTCCCCTGGGGCAAACTCGCCTTCGGCCAAGCCGACGGCATCTTCCTGCCCCTCGCCGCCCTCGGCGGCACCCCGCTCCTCTCCTTCGCCGTCGCCCTCTGCGGATTCGGCCTCTACGCCACCGCCCGCATCGCCCGTACCGCCCCCCGGCGGACCACCGCCGCCCTCGCCGCCCTCACCGTCGCCGCCCCGATCGGTGCCGCCCTCGCCGCCCGGCCGCTGGTCTCCGACAGCCCGCAGGCCGGCACCGCCACCGCCGCCGTCATCCAGGGCAACGTGCCCCGGCTCGGCCTCGACTTCAACTCCCAGCGCCGCCAGGTCCTCGACAACCACGCCAACCGCACCATCCAGCTCGCCGAGGACGTGAAGGCCGGCCGGGTCCCCAAGCCCGACTTCGTGGTCTGGCCGGAGAACTCCTCCGACCTCGACCCGTTCACCGAGCCCGACGCGTACGGGGTCATCGACAAGGCGGTCAAGAAGATCGGCGTGCCCGTGGCGATCGGCTCCGTGCTCGCTCCGCCGACCGGCCCGCTGCGCAACACGATGATCCTCTGGGACCCGGTCGAGGGCCCCACCACCACCTACGACAAGCGGAAGATCCAGCCCTTCGGCGAACGCATCCCGATGCGCTCGGTGGTCCGGCTCTTCAGCTCCGACGTGGACCGGGTCCGCCGTGACTTCGGACCCGGCAAGGAACCCGGCGTCTTCGACATGGCCGGCAGCCGGATCGGCATGGTCACCTGCTTCGAAGCCGCCTTCGACGACGCCGTCCGCTCCACCGTCCGGGCCGGCGCCCAGGTGATCGCGGTCCCCAGCAACAACGCCACCTTCGGGCGGAGCCAGATGACCTACCAGCAGCTGGCCATGGACCGGGTCCGCGCCGTGGAGCACAGCCGCACCGTCCTCGTCCCCGTCACCAGCGGGGTCAGCGCCGTCATCCGGCCCGACGGGAAGATCGTCCAGCAGACGGAGATGTTCACCCCGGACGCCCTGGTCGCCGAGATCCCGCTGCGCACCACCGAGACCCCGGCCACCCGGCTCGGCCCGCTGCCCGAATACCTCCTCCTCGCCCTCGCCGCCGGCGCCCTCGGCTGGCCGCTGCTGCGCCGGGTCCGTGCCCGCCGCAGCGCATAG
- a CDS encoding NUDIX hydrolase has protein sequence MTTPEFIRKIRATAGHQLLVLPGVTAVVFDDRGRVLLGRRTDTGRWSVVGGIPEPGEQPAETAVREVYEETAVRCVVERVVLVEMLEPVTYPNGDVCQFSDVTFRCRATGGRARVNDAESLDVAWFEVDRLPRLEPFALHRIRQALTDEPTWFAPAGNPAVNPDGNPAGHPDGP, from the coding sequence ATGACCACACCGGAGTTCATCCGCAAGATCCGCGCCACGGCCGGGCACCAGCTGCTGGTGCTCCCCGGCGTGACGGCCGTTGTCTTCGACGACCGGGGCCGGGTCCTGCTCGGCCGGCGGACGGACACCGGACGGTGGTCCGTCGTCGGGGGGATCCCCGAGCCGGGCGAGCAGCCCGCGGAGACTGCCGTCCGGGAGGTGTACGAGGAGACGGCCGTGCGGTGCGTCGTCGAGCGGGTGGTGCTGGTGGAGATGCTGGAGCCGGTGACCTACCCGAACGGGGACGTCTGCCAGTTCTCCGACGTCACCTTCCGCTGCCGGGCCACCGGCGGCCGGGCACGGGTGAACGACGCGGAATCCCTGGACGTGGCCTGGTTCGAGGTGGACCGGCTGCCCCGGCTCGAACCGTTCGCCCTGCACCGGATCCGGCAGGCGCTGACGGACGAGCCCACCTGGTTCGCCCCCGCCGGGAACCCTGCCGTGAACCCCGACGGGAACCCCGCCGGGCACCCCGACGGCCCGTAG
- a CDS encoding helix-turn-helix transcriptional regulator, with product MDREYAEPLDVAALARTALMSPGHFSRSFRAAYGETPYSYLMTRRIERAKALLRRGDLTVTEVCFAVGCTSLGSFSSRFTELVGETPSAYRARSHDEGAAIPACVAKVHTRPVRNGEAKPAPRA from the coding sequence ATGGACCGCGAGTACGCGGAGCCGCTCGACGTCGCGGCGCTCGCCCGCACCGCCCTGATGTCCCCGGGCCACTTCTCCCGCAGCTTCCGCGCCGCCTACGGCGAGACCCCGTACAGCTACCTGATGACCCGCCGCATCGAGCGCGCCAAGGCGCTGCTGCGGCGCGGCGACCTCACGGTCACGGAGGTCTGCTTCGCCGTCGGCTGTACCTCGCTGGGTTCGTTCAGCTCGCGGTTCACCGAACTGGTCGGCGAGACCCCCAGCGCGTACCGGGCCCGCAGCCATGACGAGGGTGCCGCCATCCCGGCCTGCGTCGCCAAGGTCCACACGCGACCGGTCAGGAACGGAGAAGCGAAACCCGCACCCCGCGCCTAG
- a CDS encoding VOC family protein, with the protein MEIKLSQCFIAVDDHDKALTFYRDALGLEVRNDVGFEGMRWVTLGAPSQPDVEIVLEPPLADPNASPADRKTMAELLAKGLLRGVIFSTDDCDAAFERIRAAGGEVLQEPVDQPYGVRDCAFRDPAGNMLRFSQPRKR; encoded by the coding sequence ATGGAAATCAAGCTTTCGCAGTGCTTCATCGCCGTTGACGACCACGACAAGGCGCTCACCTTCTACCGGGACGCCCTCGGCCTCGAGGTGCGCAACGACGTCGGCTTCGAGGGGATGCGCTGGGTGACCCTGGGCGCGCCCTCACAGCCGGACGTGGAGATCGTCCTCGAACCGCCGCTCGCGGACCCGAACGCCTCGCCCGCCGACCGGAAGACCATGGCGGAACTGCTGGCGAAGGGCCTGCTGCGCGGTGTCATCTTCAGCACCGACGACTGCGACGCCGCCTTCGAACGCATCCGCGCCGCCGGGGGCGAGGTGCTCCAGGAACCGGTCGACCAGCCGTACGGCGTCCGCGACTGCGCCTTCCGCGATCCCGCCGGCAACATGCTGCGCTTCAGCCAGCCCCGGAAGCGGTGA